The genome window CCGTGCGCCACGGCGAGGGCCCGGCCGCCCGGACGCAAGGGCATGCGGAAGAGGCCCGGCTGGTGGCGCGCGTCCTGGCCGAGCGCCGCATCCTCAGCGCGGGAGGCAGCCGGGGCTGGGCGGCCGCGCCGCTGCTGCAGAACCGCCCGGACGGGCCGGCGCCGCTGGGCGCCGTGGTGGTCGGCTTCCCCGAGCCCCGGCCGCCGGACCCGGAGCTCGAGCAGACCCTGCTGGAGATCAGCCGCCTTCTGCGCAACGCGCGCCTGATGCAGCAGCATCTGGAGCACCAGCAGGTGCTGGGCGCCGTGACCGACCAGTCCGCCGACGCCATCTACATAACCGGCCAGGACTCCCGCATCGTGAGCTGGAACGCGGCGGCCGAGCAGCTCTTCGGCTACTCGCCGGATGAGGCCATCGGCAAGGCCGCGGACTTCCTGGTCCCGCCCGAGCGCATGGCGGAGCTCGAGGCCAAGAACGCCCAGGCCCTGGCCGAGGGCTGCGCCAAGAACTTCGAGACCGTGCGCCTGCGCAAGGACGGCAGCCCCGTGCCGGTGGAGGCGACCTTCTTCCTGCTGCGCGACGAAAAGGCCCGGCCCTTCGGCACCGTGCGCGTCTTCCGCGACATCACCAAGCGCAAGGAAGTCGAGCGCATGAAGTCCGAGCTCGTCTCTTTGGTCACGCACGAGCTGCGCACGCCCTTGACCTCGATCCAGGGCTGCGCCGAACACATGCTCGAAACCTGGCCGGAGCTCGCCTGCGAGCAGCGGCAGCACTTCCTGGGCGTCATCCTCTCCGAGGCCAAGCGGCTCGGAGACCTGGTCACCGACTTCCTGGACGTCTCCAGCCTGGAGGCCGGAGGCCTGCCGCTGCGCCCGTCCTGCGTGGACCTGCCCGGCCTGGCCCGCCGGGCCGCGGAGCTCTTCGCGCAGAATCCCGGCCGGGTCGCTTTCCAGGTCGCCTTCGCCCCGGGCAGCGAGACGGCCTGGGCCGACGAGGACCAGCTCTACCGCGTCATCGTCAACCTGGCCAGCAACGCGGTCAAGTACAGCCCGCCCGGAGGGACGGTCACGTTGTCGGCCCGCCTGGAGGGCGCGGACCTGGAGGTCAGCGTGGCCGACCAGGGCCCCGGCATCCCGGCGCAGGAGCATCAGAAGCTGTTCCAGAAATTCTACCGCGCGGCAGGGCCGGTCTCGCGCCAGACGCGGGGCACGGGCTTGGGCCTGGCCATCTGCAAAGGCATCGTGGAAAGCCACCACGGCCGGATCTGGGTGGAGAGCGCGCCGGGCCGAGGGACGACCTTCCGGTTCTCCTTCCCCCGGGACGGGCTCAAGCCCTCCTAGCGTCGTCCGAGCCCCGCCGGAGCTTCCGGTTGACGGAGGGGATTAAAAAAGTATAATTTGACCGATTTCGGACCACGCGGCTCGTGGTTCGGGGTGGCCGCAGCGGACATGGGACCCGCTGCGGCCTTGTTTTCGGCCCGACCGCCGGGCCGCCGCCCTAGTACTTGAACTGGCCCTTCTCGTAGACCGTGACGGTCTTGCCGTCCTTGAGCTTCGCGGTCACCAGCTTGTCCTCGGTGTTGATGATGTCCCAGTGGATCGACGAGTCGTTGAAGCCGAGCTCCTTCTTCCTGGCCTCGGTGAGCTTGGCCGGGTCGCCGGCGAAGGTGTCCGAATAGGAGACGCCCACGGCCACGTGGCAGTTGCCGTGCTTGCCGCCGAAGTTCTCGTCGAAGAGGGTGTCGGCCATGAACTTGTCGATCTTCGAGAATCGGATGTCGGTCAGCGAGAACTCGCCGATCTGGCGGGCGCCGGCGTCCGTGGCCAAGGTCTTCTTGACGAAGTCCTCGCCCTTGGCCGCCTGGATCCTCACCGCGCGGCCGGCCTTGAAGGTCAGCTTGATCCCTTCGACGATGTTGCCGTTGCGGAAGGAGGGGAGGTTGGCGTAGTAGGTGCCGCGGGTGCCGCGCCAGTCCGGCGAGGTGTAGATCTCGAAGGAGGGGATGTTGGCGCCGCTGATGCCCTTGAACGCCGAGCCTGGTCTCGAAGTCCATGCTCTTGGTCCGCACCCGGATGGTGTCGATCCTGAGGGACTGGAGCCAGCCCTTGATGGCCGAGCAGTCCTTGTAGGCGCGCCTCCACTTGGCCACGGGGTCTTTCTCGTCGAGATAGCAGGCCTTGGTGATCTGCGCCGCGTACTCCTTCATGGAGAGGCGGGCGTTCTTGGCGAGCTCTTCGGTGGGGTAGGTGCAGAGGGTCCAAGAGAAGTCGCCCTGCTCTTCCCGGCGGTCCCAGAGCTTGCGCAGAGGCCGCTTGGCGATGGCGACTTCGGCGATGCGCTTGGGGTCCACGGTCTTGAGGTGCGTCAGGCTGGCGGGAGCGTTGAGGGCGATGAGGCCGTGGCAGCTTTCGTAGAGCTCCTTCTCGCCGGCGTTGATGAAGGTGCGTTGGGCCTTGTCGGAGAGCTGGTAGAAGTCCTTCTCGATGACGGGATTGGGCTGGTAGCGGAGCAGGACGTTGACGCGGTGCGAGAGCAGCTTGCGGTGCACGACTTCGGCCAGGGGCATGGCGTCGAGGTTGACGCGCAGGATGATGACGCTGCCGGGCTTGAAGTGGTGCTTCCTCTCGGCCCCCAGGCCCCAGATGAGGGTGTCGGCGTAGTTCTCGAGCTGCTTCTCGGTGAAGATCATGTTCGCTCCTTGCTATTTTTCAGGGTCGGGCTGGAATTTGAGCCAGAGCTTGCGCGAGCGGGGCCCGTCGAACTCGGCGAAGTAGATGCCCTGCCAGGTGCCCAGGCACAGGCGGCCGTCCGCCACGATGACGGTGAGGGAGGGGGAGAACAGGGAAGACTTGATGTGGGCGTCGGAGTTGCCTTCGCTGTGCGCGAAACCCGAGTCCTCGGGGATGAGTCCGCTGGTGAAACTGATCATGTCGCGGGTGACGTCGGGGTCGGCGTTCTCGTTGATGGTGACGCCGGCCGTGGTGTGCGGGACGAAGAGGACCAAAGTGCCGCTGTGCGCTTGGGCTTCTTTCAGGAAGGACTGGACTTCGCCGGTGATGTTGATGAGCTCGCAGCGGCGGGCGGTGCGGATGGGGAGCTCCTTGGGCGCGGGCATGACGGACGAATCATAACAGTTTTTTGGCCCTCAGATGGGCGTTTGTAATGACATAATATAGGTGGAATGAAGCCACGGATCCCTTACTACGCACAGAGCGCGGAATTCACCTGCGGACCCGCCTGCGTGCTGATGGCTCTCAAGCGCTTCGACCCGAGCCTGCCCCTCAACCGCACTTTGGAATTCGAGGTCTGGAGGCAATGCAATATGATAGGGGTGCCGGGCGCGGACCCTTACGGGCTCTGCGTGCCATTGCAGGACGCCGGGCTCAAGGTCCGCTTGGTGACCCAATGGAAGTCTTCGGTCGACGCGGCCCGCTGGCGCGGGCAGCTTGAAAAGCACGGTTTCGATGCCGAGCAAGTGTCGCTGACGGTCTTCGGCATGATCGAGAACCGCAGGCGAGCCCTGTCTCGCCGCGTCCCGGTGCGGCGAGCGCGGCCCACGGTCGCACTGGTAGCCCGGCGGATCCGGGCGGGCTGGCTGCCGATCGCTTTGGTGCACATGGGCGTGGTGCACCGGCTCGACATCCCGCATTGGGTGGTGGTGGCGGAGGCTGATGCGGAGGCGGTGACCTTCAACGACCCCTACCCGCCCAAGGGGCGCCAGGGCAACCGGGTGAGCCCGGAGCAGTTCCAGAAGATGCTTGACGATGTGGGCACCCGGTCAGGGATGAGCCCGTCCGTGCTCTTCGTCAAGGCCTGACTTCCCCTGCGATCTTCCCTTTGACCTGACCCGCGTCATGACCTGTGTCATGGCCTGTGGCTCCATCATGACCTGTTCATGACCTGTCTCATGACCTGCGAGGTGGGAATTACAATAAAGCATGTGAATTCATGCATTATTTAGCACAATCATCATAACCTGCGGCTCCCCCATAAGGGGTACATTGGGGTGGCATATGTGGTCTTGGATGTGGGGAGGGGCCTACCGCGAGGAGGCCAGCACGGCCTTGCCCTTGGCGGTCAGACGGTACTTCTGGGAGTGGCTCTTCGGCTTGTCCGGCAGAGTCATCTCAAGGAACCCGCCCTCAAGCGCCGGGGCCAAGTAAAGGTTCCTGAAGTTGGCCGGGCTCTTGAGATGGAGTTTTTTCTGCAATTGCTCCCGGCTCATCTCACCCTGACAGGCCATGAGGAGTCTCCTGACCTCCTCCGGGACTCTAGGCGCGGACGGGGCGGGCGGAGGAGCGGGCAATGGTTCTTGGCCGCCGGCTTGCGCCGCAGGCGGGGCAGGCGGCCGCAGCGCAGGGCGATGGAAGATGACCCAAAAGCCGTCCTTGAGCTTGAACACCGGCTCGCGCAGGCCAGCCGAGCGGCAATGCCCGATCATGCGGTTGGTGCCATCCCCCTGGCCTTCCATGCTTGCGCAGAAGCACAGGGCCTGCGCCACCAAGGGATTGCCCGGCACCGAACTGTGCGCTTGGCGCAGCTGGTCCAAGCTCAGGGAGGGCGGCAAGGCGCCTGGATTGGATATCTCAAGCCGGTCGGAGAACAGCATCAACTGCATGCCTGTTGCGCCGGAGTAGTCCTGGTGCACCAAGGCGTTGAGCACGGCCTCGTGGACCGCCTCCTTCGGGATGTCGTAAGGCGGCAGGTCCCATCTCTGGACAGGCCGGCTGAGCCCTTGCAGGGCGAAGAACGCGGCCTGGAAGATCCATTCGAAGATGGTGCCGTCGCACACGCTTAGGCGGCGCAGAACGGTCGCGCCCGTGGGGCCTTGGAAATGGCGGCACTCGATGGGGGGCAAGGCGAGCAGCCGCCGAGGGTCGCGGCCGAAGAGGATGAGCGCGGCATTGGTGAGCCGGCCGTCCCGGATCAGGTGGAGGCGTTCCAGGAGGGCCTGCGGGGCCTCGTCCTTGGGGATCGAGCAGCCGCGGCCGCGCCGGGCGCTGGAAACGAACCACTTGATCTGGTCGAAGTTGAGGTCGTCCAACGTGGCCTTGGCGCAGACCGCGGAATCGAAGGGCTCGCTCATCGCAGCGCTATGATACAAAAGTCCGCCTATCGTTGAAGGGAACTTTCCCGCGCCTGTCTCGTATGTAGAGTGGGGGTGCGATCATGGAACCGATACGGATCAGGCTTGGCGAGCCGGGCAGGCTCATCGTACTCTTCCCCTATTCGCCCGAGCGCGTGGAGAAGATCAAGACCGTGCCCGGGAAGATCTGGCACAAGGAACAGAGGTAT of Elusimicrobiota bacterium contains these proteins:
- a CDS encoding ATP-binding protein codes for the protein VRHGEGPAARTQGHAEEARLVARVLAERRILSAGGSRGWAAAPLLQNRPDGPAPLGAVVVGFPEPRPPDPELEQTLLEISRLLRNARLMQQHLEHQQVLGAVTDQSADAIYITGQDSRIVSWNAAAEQLFGYSPDEAIGKAADFLVPPERMAELEAKNAQALAEGCAKNFETVRLRKDGSPVPVEATFFLLRDEKARPFGTVRVFRDITKRKEVERMKSELVSLVTHELRTPLTSIQGCAEHMLETWPELACEQRQHFLGVILSEAKRLGDLVTDFLDVSSLEAGGLPLRPSCVDLPGLARRAAELFAQNPGRVAFQVAFAPGSETAWADEDQLYRVIVNLASNAVKYSPPGGTVTLSARLEGADLEVSVADQGPGIPAQEHQKLFQKFYRAAGPVSRQTRGTGLGLAICKGIVESHHGRIWVESAPGRGTTFRFSFPRDGLKPS
- a CDS encoding secondary thiamine-phosphate synthase enzyme YjbQ, whose amino-acid sequence is MPAPKELPIRTARRCELINITGEVQSFLKEAQAHSGTLVLFVPHTTAGVTINENADPDVTRDMISFTSGLIPEDSGFAHSEGNSDAHIKSSLFSPSLTVIVADGRLCLGTWQGIYFAEFDGPRSRKLWLKFQPDPEK
- a CDS encoding peptidase C39 family protein, translating into MKPRIPYYAQSAEFTCGPACVLMALKRFDPSLPLNRTLEFEVWRQCNMIGVPGADPYGLCVPLQDAGLKVRLVTQWKSSVDAARWRGQLEKHGFDAEQVSLTVFGMIENRRRALSRRVPVRRARPTVALVARRIRAGWLPIALVHMGVVHRLDIPHWVVVAEADAEAVTFNDPYPPKGRQGNRVSPEQFQKMLDDVGTRSGMSPSVLFVKA